In one window of Azoarcus olearius DNA:
- a CDS encoding sigma 54-interacting transcriptional regulator, which translates to MSTPTPAVTDNEGSPAFWREQEMLLMQQVMGLVGKSLSPDVVLREILHLMSELLGLNRGRVVLLDDNGELCRIRYAYGLTRAEIARGQYRPGEGVTGRVLKHGQLVIVQDIDRDENFLARAVERDKLPPGPVAFIALPIRIEQRTVGVLACHRIRRRNRAIADDLSLLRILATLIGQLLQLHAMLEAKTRELEEQNEILMHALEHETARYGIIGTSAPLLRAISELEKVSDATASVLLLGESGTGKELFARALHLASPRRDKPFIKVNCAAIPDTLFESELFGYERGAFTGASNSREGMFEQANQGTIFLDEIGELPLPMQGKLLRTLQEGTITRLGGKREIRIDVRLVAATNRDLEMEVARGLFRQDLYYRLNVIPIRLPSLAERKEDIRALALHFLSRTNQANQRNVNLLPDAFSRLEAHPWPGNIRELSNLIERIVLLAEKPILSARDIERFMPGREAAATPDASPALAAPVPAAAVPFGAAVVRPYVPAHSHSAEALREAVAQCGGNKSRAAQMLGLTGRQFAYRWQKLVLDADGA; encoded by the coding sequence ATGAGTACGCCCACCCCCGCCGTGACCGATAACGAGGGTTCGCCCGCCTTCTGGCGCGAACAGGAAATGCTGCTGATGCAGCAGGTGATGGGCCTGGTCGGCAAGAGCCTGTCGCCCGACGTGGTGCTGCGCGAGATCCTGCACCTGATGTCGGAACTGCTCGGCCTCAACCGCGGCCGCGTCGTGCTGCTCGACGACAATGGCGAGCTGTGCCGCATCCGCTACGCCTACGGGCTGACCCGCGCGGAAATCGCGCGCGGCCAGTACCGCCCTGGCGAAGGCGTCACCGGCCGCGTGCTCAAGCACGGCCAGCTCGTGATCGTGCAGGACATCGACCGCGACGAGAACTTCCTCGCGCGCGCGGTGGAACGCGACAAGCTGCCGCCCGGCCCGGTGGCCTTCATCGCGCTGCCGATCCGCATCGAGCAGCGGACGGTCGGCGTGCTCGCCTGCCACCGCATCCGCCGCCGCAACCGCGCGATCGCGGACGACCTGTCGCTGCTGCGCATCCTCGCCACGCTGATCGGCCAGCTGCTGCAGCTGCACGCGATGCTGGAAGCGAAGACGCGCGAGCTGGAGGAGCAGAACGAGATCCTGATGCACGCGCTGGAACACGAGACCGCGCGCTACGGCATCATCGGCACCTCCGCCCCGCTGCTGCGCGCCATATCCGAACTGGAAAAGGTGTCCGACGCCACCGCCAGCGTGCTGCTGCTGGGCGAATCCGGCACCGGCAAGGAACTGTTCGCGCGCGCACTGCACCTCGCCAGCCCGCGCCGCGACAAGCCCTTCATCAAGGTCAATTGCGCCGCGATACCCGACACGCTGTTCGAGTCCGAGCTGTTCGGCTACGAACGCGGTGCGTTCACCGGCGCCAGCAACAGCCGCGAAGGGATGTTCGAGCAGGCCAACCAGGGCACCATCTTCCTCGACGAGATCGGCGAACTGCCGTTGCCGATGCAGGGCAAGCTGCTGCGCACGCTGCAGGAGGGCACGATCACCCGACTGGGCGGCAAACGCGAGATCCGCATCGACGTGCGCCTGGTGGCGGCGACCAACCGCGACCTCGAAATGGAGGTGGCGCGCGGACTGTTCCGCCAAGACCTCTACTACCGCCTCAACGTCATCCCGATCCGTCTGCCCTCGCTGGCCGAACGCAAGGAAGACATCCGCGCGCTCGCGCTGCACTTCCTCAGCCGCACCAACCAGGCCAACCAGCGCAACGTCAACCTGCTGCCCGACGCCTTCTCCCGGCTGGAGGCGCATCCGTGGCCGGGCAACATCCGCGAGCTGTCCAACCTGATCGAGCGCATCGTGCTGCTGGCCGAAAAGCCCATCCTGAGCGCACGCGACATCGAGCGCTTCATGCCCGGGCGCGAAGCTGCCGCGACACCGGATGCATCACCAGCCCTCGCGGCGCCGGTTCCTGCGGCGGCCGTGCCGTTCGGCGCTGCGGTGGTCCGCCCCTACGTGCCTGCCCACTCGCACAGCGCCGAGGCGCTGCGCGAGGCGGTGGCGCAGTGCGGCGGCAACAAGTCGCGCGCGGCCCAGATGCTCGGGCTGACGGGCCGCCAGTTCGCCTACCGGTGGCAGAAGCTGGTGCTGGATGCAGACGGCGCCTGA
- a CDS encoding OsmC family protein, whose protein sequence is MSTTTATTYLRPIDRDGLLKFAAAGRDNPERRGTNKVHTVMQGQFRSWSYVGIHNPVIVDEPLHLFGENTAPAPGEIVLSALGGCLSVGITAVATYRQIKLSRLEVFLEADIGNTAAWGAGGAERKPEEMGFQEIRVKVVIEGEATREQLNEIVQHANFYSPVANTMRNPIPFSIELAD, encoded by the coding sequence TTGAGCACCACCACCGCCACCACCTACCTGCGCCCGATCGACCGCGACGGGCTGTTGAAGTTTGCCGCCGCCGGGCGCGACAACCCGGAGCGCCGCGGCACCAACAAGGTGCACACCGTGATGCAGGGCCAGTTCCGCTCGTGGAGCTACGTCGGCATCCACAACCCGGTGATCGTCGACGAACCCCTGCACCTGTTCGGTGAGAACACCGCGCCCGCACCGGGCGAAATCGTGCTGTCCGCACTCGGCGGCTGCCTCAGCGTCGGCATCACCGCGGTCGCCACCTACCGCCAGATCAAGCTGTCCCGCCTCGAAGTCTTCCTCGAAGCAGACATCGGCAACACCGCAGCGTGGGGCGCCGGCGGCGCGGAGCGCAAGCCGGAGGAAATGGGCTTCCAGGAGATCCGCGTCAAGGTCGTCATCGAGGGTGAAGCCACCCGCGAGCAGCTGAACGAAATCGTCCAGCACGCCAACTTCTACTCCCCGGTCGCCAACACGATGCGCAACCCCATCCCGTTCAGCATCGAACTGGCCGACTGA
- a CDS encoding acyl-CoA dehydrogenase family protein → MKTAAAHPATFDPTWSDDRVMEQVAAIADGPLADAAYRIDHEGHYPLDIMASLGKAGAFGAHLERNGRRFGLALDAMRVISRSCGATGFLTWCHDVCGLYMEQSGNPALTGGALDDHVAGRTFGGTALSNPMKALAGIEKMLLRATRVPGGYRVSGALPWVSHIARGQYCGAIAGVYRDDGSLSHEIMFLLRFTDEVVLRPCPAFSGMEGTSTWGVRLDGYFVGEDSLIADPARPFIARIRAAFVLLQAGMAVGVAEGSIASMREVEPVLGHVNQYLHDRPDELQAEFDELGARVARLALTPYDGSKDYLLDVLDARTQGAEFALRASQSALMHQGARGYLMNSAPQRRIREAHFIAIVTPAIKHLRWEMARLSAEAMPA, encoded by the coding sequence ATGAAGACTGCAGCAGCCCATCCCGCGACCTTCGATCCGACCTGGTCCGACGACCGGGTGATGGAGCAGGTCGCGGCCATCGCCGACGGCCCTCTGGCCGATGCGGCCTATCGCATCGACCATGAAGGGCACTACCCGCTCGACATCATGGCGTCGCTCGGCAAGGCAGGCGCGTTCGGCGCCCACCTGGAGCGCAACGGCCGCCGCTTCGGGCTCGCGCTCGACGCCATGCGGGTCATCAGCCGCAGTTGCGGCGCTACCGGCTTCCTCACCTGGTGCCACGATGTCTGCGGCCTGTACATGGAACAGTCGGGCAACCCGGCCCTGACCGGTGGCGCGCTCGACGACCATGTTGCCGGCCGTACCTTCGGCGGCACCGCGCTGTCCAACCCGATGAAGGCGCTGGCCGGCATCGAGAAGATGCTGCTGCGCGCCACCCGCGTGCCGGGCGGCTACCGCGTCAGCGGCGCGCTGCCCTGGGTCAGCCACATCGCCCGCGGCCAGTATTGCGGTGCGATCGCCGGGGTGTATCGCGACGACGGCAGCCTGTCGCACGAGATCATGTTCCTGCTGCGTTTCACCGATGAAGTGGTGCTGCGCCCGTGCCCGGCGTTTTCGGGCATGGAAGGCACCAGCACCTGGGGCGTGCGGCTCGACGGCTACTTCGTCGGCGAGGACAGCCTGATCGCCGACCCCGCGCGCCCCTTCATCGCCCGCATCCGCGCCGCCTTCGTGCTGCTGCAGGCGGGCATGGCGGTGGGCGTCGCAGAAGGCAGCATCGCCTCGATGCGCGAGGTCGAGCCGGTGCTCGGCCATGTGAATCAATACCTGCACGACCGCCCGGACGAACTGCAGGCCGAGTTCGACGAACTCGGCGCCCGCGTGGCCCGGCTCGCGCTCACCCCCTACGACGGCAGCAAGGACTACCTGCTTGACGTGCTCGACGCCCGCACCCAGGGCGCCGAGTTCGCGCTGCGCGCCTCGCAGTCGGCGCTGATGCACCAGGGCGCGCGCGGCTACCTGATGAACTCCGCCCCCCAGCGCCGCATCCGCGAGGCGCACTTCATCGCCATCGTCACGCCGGCGATCAAGCACCTGCGCTGGGAAATGGCCCGACTGTCGGCGGAGGCCATGCCCGCATGA
- a CDS encoding FAD-dependent oxidoreductase, which translates to MNARANTPWKQFLCRACGLVYDEEKGDPDSGIAPGTRFADIPDDWVCPLCGVVKADFEPYEPVLAAQPPMVASAPARTPGVVIVGAGTAGWSAAEALRALDPAVPITLISACAADRYHKPELSIALSRGDDRAGLVRESAAAAARRLGVRLLPETYVVGLSPALHQLRTTRGTLPYTRLVLAQGARPALPPSLPAELCWRVNDLAGWSGLRNCLDGSARRVAIVGAGMVGCELAEDFARAGHAVTLLDVNDAPLAALLPAPATDRLRQALEAQGVCFVGGARVAEVRAAADGSKQLRTEQGLQLEVDEIVAATGLVTDGRLARGAGLAFERGIVVDPRSLRTSAEDVYALGDCISMEGAPCRFIEPIARQAEVIAHAVLGRPHAGYAHQQPVIRLKTRSLPIALHGQPCNGGDWKVLEARDDYLHMQQWHRGQPVARLEVGKARQRLAA; encoded by the coding sequence ATGAACGCCCGCGCCAACACCCCCTGGAAACAATTCCTCTGCCGCGCCTGCGGCCTCGTCTATGACGAGGAGAAAGGCGACCCCGACAGCGGCATCGCCCCCGGCACCCGCTTCGCGGACATCCCGGACGACTGGGTCTGCCCGCTGTGCGGCGTGGTCAAGGCCGACTTCGAACCCTACGAACCGGTGCTCGCGGCGCAGCCGCCCATGGTGGCGAGCGCGCCGGCGCGCACGCCGGGCGTCGTCATCGTCGGTGCCGGCACCGCCGGCTGGTCTGCCGCCGAGGCGCTGCGCGCGCTGGACCCCGCCGTGCCGATTACGCTGATCAGCGCCTGCGCGGCGGACCGGTACCACAAGCCGGAACTGTCGATCGCACTCAGCCGGGGCGACGACCGCGCCGGATTGGTACGCGAATCCGCCGCCGCAGCCGCGCGCCGGCTCGGCGTGCGCCTGCTGCCCGAAACCTACGTGGTCGGCCTTTCGCCGGCGCTGCATCAATTGCGCACCACCCGCGGCACGCTGCCCTACACCCGGCTGGTGCTGGCGCAGGGCGCCCGCCCCGCGCTGCCGCCCAGCCTTCCGGCCGAACTGTGCTGGCGGGTGAACGACCTTGCCGGCTGGTCCGGTCTGCGCAACTGCCTGGACGGCAGCGCCCGCCGCGTCGCCATCGTCGGCGCCGGCATGGTCGGCTGCGAGCTGGCCGAGGATTTCGCCCGCGCCGGGCACGCCGTCACCCTGCTCGACGTCAATGATGCACCGCTGGCCGCGCTGCTACCGGCGCCGGCCACGGATCGCCTGCGTCAGGCGCTGGAAGCCCAGGGCGTGTGCTTCGTCGGCGGCGCCCGCGTGGCCGAGGTGCGCGCCGCGGCCGACGGCAGCAAGCAGCTCCGGACCGAGCAAGGGCTGCAGCTGGAGGTGGACGAGATCGTCGCCGCCACCGGCCTCGTCACCGACGGCCGTCTCGCCCGCGGCGCCGGCCTGGCTTTCGAACGCGGCATCGTCGTGGATCCGCGCAGCCTGCGCACCAGCGCCGAGGATGTCTATGCGCTGGGCGACTGCATCAGCATGGAAGGCGCGCCCTGCCGCTTCATCGAGCCCATCGCGCGCCAGGCCGAGGTCATCGCCCACGCGGTGCTCGGGCGCCCCCATGCCGGCTACGCCCACCAGCAGCCGGTGATCCGGCTCAAGACCCGCTCGCTGCCGATCGCGCTGCACGGCCAGCCCTGCAACGGCGGCGACTGGAAGGTGCTCGAGGCGCGCGACGACTACCTGCACATGCAGCAATGGCACCGCGGCCAGCCGGTCGCGCGGCTGGAAGTCGGCAAGGCCCGCCAGCGCCTGGCCGCCTGA
- a CDS encoding CmpA/NrtA family ABC transporter substrate-binding protein, with amino-acid sequence MRDENLYRPYAADSKLGGCSCGQHGSQHEHDAAAAAARARRGEAAETLSADFVEAAAVKALFPHDATRRRFLQAVGAQAAVAAIASVMPISDLQAMALDKVGPLEKKDLKIGFIPINCATPLIMADPMGFYKEQGLNVTLSKTAGWALVRDQMLNRELDASHFLAPMPLAISMGLGSAAQPMRVATIQNVNGQAITLAMKHKDNRDPKNWKGFKFAIPFEFSMHNFLLRYYLAEHGLDPDRDVQLRVTPPAEMIANLRAGNIDGFLGPDPFNQRAVYDQIGFIHILSKDIWNGHPCCSFGVAQGFIEQNPNSFAALYRAILNAAASARKRENRAEIAKAIAAPNYLNQPETVILQALSGRFADGLGNVRNEPERADFDPMPWYSMATWMLTQMKRWGYVKGEVDYKALAEQVFLLTDARARMKELGQDIPAEAAASGYRKFSIMGREFDPAKAKAYADSFAIKHEQA; translated from the coding sequence ATGAGAGACGAAAACCTGTACCGCCCCTACGCCGCCGATTCCAAGCTGGGCGGCTGCTCCTGCGGCCAGCACGGCAGCCAGCACGAACACGATGCCGCAGCCGCGGCGGCACGCGCGCGGCGCGGCGAGGCGGCGGAAACGCTGTCGGCCGACTTTGTGGAAGCCGCGGCGGTGAAGGCACTGTTCCCGCACGACGCCACGCGCCGCCGCTTCCTGCAGGCGGTGGGCGCCCAGGCCGCGGTGGCGGCGATCGCCAGCGTGATGCCGATTTCCGACCTGCAGGCGATGGCGCTCGACAAGGTCGGGCCGCTGGAGAAGAAGGACCTCAAGATCGGCTTCATCCCGATCAACTGCGCCACGCCGCTGATCATGGCCGACCCGATGGGCTTCTATAAGGAACAGGGGCTCAACGTCACGCTGAGCAAGACCGCCGGCTGGGCCCTGGTGCGCGACCAGATGCTCAACCGCGAGCTGGACGCATCCCACTTCCTCGCGCCGATGCCGCTGGCGATCTCGATGGGGCTGGGTTCTGCCGCGCAGCCGATGCGCGTGGCCACCATCCAGAACGTCAATGGCCAGGCGATCACGCTGGCGATGAAGCACAAGGACAACCGCGACCCGAAGAACTGGAAGGGCTTCAAGTTCGCGATCCCGTTCGAGTTCTCGATGCACAACTTCCTGCTGCGCTACTACCTGGCGGAGCACGGCCTCGACCCCGACCGCGACGTGCAGCTGCGTGTGACCCCGCCGGCCGAGATGATCGCCAACCTGCGCGCCGGCAACATCGACGGCTTCCTCGGGCCGGACCCCTTCAACCAGCGTGCGGTCTATGACCAGATCGGCTTCATCCACATCCTGTCGAAGGACATCTGGAACGGCCATCCGTGCTGCTCGTTCGGCGTGGCGCAGGGCTTCATCGAGCAGAACCCCAACAGCTTCGCCGCGCTCTACCGCGCCATCCTCAACGCCGCCGCCAGCGCCCGCAAGCGCGAGAACCGCGCCGAAATCGCCAAGGCGATCGCCGCGCCCAACTACCTGAACCAGCCCGAGACGGTGATCCTGCAGGCGCTGAGCGGCCGCTTTGCCGATGGCCTGGGCAACGTGCGCAACGAGCCGGAGCGCGCCGACTTCGATCCGATGCCGTGGTATTCGATGGCGACCTGGATGCTGACCCAGATGAAGCGCTGGGGCTATGTGAAGGGCGAGGTCGATTACAAGGCGCTGGCCGAGCAGGTCTTCCTGCTGACCGACGCGCGCGCCCGCATGAAGGAGCTGGGGCAGGACATCCCGGCCGAAGCGGCGGCCAGCGGCTATCGCAAGTTCAGCATCATGGGGCGCGAGTTCGACCCGGCGAAGGCCAAGGCCTACGCCGACAGCTTCGCCATCAAGCACGAGCAGGCCTGA
- the ntrB gene encoding nitrate ABC transporter permease — protein sequence MKASFRLRAAMLSAFLFAALLGIWQLGTTPRHAPQAAAVMTAEEAEYAALMGLPTTGQAAAHKNDGFPTPSQFAAHALEHLRDPFYDNGPNDKGIGIQLAHSLMRVGLGYLLAMAVAIPLGFVIGMSPLLHKALDPFIQVLKPISPLAWMPIALYTIKDSSVSGIFVIFICSIWPMLINTAFGVANVRRDWLNVARTLEVSPLRKAFEVILPAAAPTIITGMRISMGIAWLVIVAAEMLIGGTGIGYFVWNEWNNLSLANVIFAVLVIGVVGMALDLMFAQLQKKVTYAE from the coding sequence ATGAAAGCCTCCTTCAGACTACGCGCGGCGATGCTGTCGGCCTTCCTGTTCGCGGCGCTGCTCGGCATCTGGCAGCTCGGCACCACGCCCCGCCACGCGCCCCAGGCGGCCGCGGTGATGACGGCCGAAGAAGCCGAATACGCCGCGCTGATGGGCCTGCCGACGACGGGACAGGCGGCGGCGCACAAGAACGACGGCTTTCCCACGCCGTCGCAGTTCGCCGCGCACGCGCTGGAACACCTGCGCGACCCCTTCTACGACAACGGCCCCAACGACAAGGGCATCGGCATCCAGCTCGCGCATTCGCTGATGCGGGTCGGCCTCGGCTACCTGCTGGCGATGGCGGTGGCGATCCCGCTGGGCTTCGTGATCGGCATGTCGCCGCTGCTGCACAAGGCGCTCGACCCGTTCATCCAGGTGCTGAAGCCGATCTCGCCGCTGGCGTGGATGCCGATCGCGCTCTACACGATCAAGGACTCCTCGGTGTCCGGCATCTTCGTGATCTTCATCTGCTCGATCTGGCCGATGCTGATCAACACCGCGTTCGGGGTCGCCAACGTGCGCCGCGACTGGCTCAACGTCGCCCGCACGCTGGAAGTGAGCCCGCTGCGCAAGGCCTTCGAGGTGATCCTGCCCGCCGCCGCGCCCACCATCATCACCGGCATGCGGATCTCCATGGGCATCGCCTGGCTGGTGATCGTGGCGGCCGAGATGCTGATCGGCGGCACCGGCATCGGCTACTTCGTGTGGAACGAATGGAACAACCTGTCGCTTGCCAACGTGATCTTCGCGGTGCTCGTCATCGGCGTGGTCGGCATGGCGCTGGACCTGATGTTTGCCCAATTGCAGAAGAAGGTGACGTATGCCGAATAA
- a CDS encoding ABC transporter ATP-binding protein, producing MPNKDLPRTGSRPAGTHAFVEVDGLSKRYRADQPPVFENVSFDIERGEFICIIGHSGCGKSTILNVLAGLEEASGGAVVMDGREVAGPSLDRGVVFQSHALLPWLTVEENIAFAVRSRHPDWSRKQVAAHGARFIEMVGLSHAAKKKPSELSGGMKQRVGIARAFAVEPKMLLMDEPFGALDALTRGVIQDELLKICVATHQTVFMITHDVDEAILLADRIFLMSNGPKARIAEIVVNTLPRERSRETMHHDPQFYCIRNHLVDFLVHRSKTIQQAVAGGDLSGKLSELAVTHVVRPGITECDDETGCASDRRTQTPISAVA from the coding sequence ATGCCGAATAAGGACCTCCCGCGCACCGGCTCCCGCCCCGCCGGCACCCACGCCTTCGTCGAGGTGGATGGGCTCTCCAAGCGCTACCGGGCCGATCAGCCGCCGGTGTTCGAAAACGTGAGCTTCGACATCGAGCGCGGCGAGTTCATCTGCATCATCGGCCACTCGGGCTGCGGCAAGAGCACCATCCTCAACGTGCTGGCCGGGCTGGAGGAAGCCAGTGGCGGCGCCGTGGTGATGGACGGCCGCGAAGTCGCCGGCCCCAGCCTGGACCGCGGCGTGGTGTTCCAGAGCCACGCGCTGCTGCCGTGGCTGACCGTGGAGGAGAACATCGCCTTCGCGGTGCGCTCGCGCCATCCCGACTGGTCGCGCAAGCAGGTCGCCGCGCACGGCGCACGCTTCATCGAGATGGTCGGCCTGTCGCACGCGGCGAAGAAGAAGCCGTCCGAACTCTCGGGCGGCATGAAGCAGCGCGTCGGCATCGCCCGCGCCTTCGCCGTCGAACCCAAGATGCTGCTGATGGACGAGCCCTTCGGCGCGCTCGACGCGCTGACCCGCGGCGTGATCCAGGACGAGTTGCTGAAGATCTGCGTCGCCACGCATCAGACCGTGTTCATGATCACCCACGACGTGGACGAAGCCATCCTGCTGGCGGACCGCATCTTCCTGATGAGCAACGGCCCCAAGGCGCGCATCGCGGAGATCGTGGTGAACACGCTGCCGCGCGAGCGCAGCCGCGAAACCATGCACCACGACCCGCAGTTCTACTGCATCCGCAATCACCTGGTGGATTTCCTCGTGCATCGCTCGAAGACCATCCAGCAGGCGGTCGCAGGCGGCGATCTGTCGGGAAAGCTCAGCGAGCTGGCGGTCACCCACGTCGTCCGCCCTGGCATCACCGAATGCGACGACGAAACCGGCTGCGCCAGCGACCGCCGCACCCAGACCCCGATCAGCGCGGTGGCCTGA
- the cynS gene encoding cyanase — protein sequence MISNRSEVTAMILSAKVRKGIKWSQVAEAIGLSKEWTTAGCLGQMTFDKAQAETIGKLFELSDEAIAWLQIVPYKGSLPTAVPTDPLIYRWYEVVSVYGSTIKELIHEEFGDGIMSAIDFSMDIQRESDPKGDRVNVVLSGKFLPYKSY from the coding sequence ATGATCTCGAACCGCAGCGAAGTCACCGCTATGATCCTGTCCGCCAAGGTCCGCAAGGGCATCAAGTGGTCGCAGGTGGCCGAAGCGATCGGCCTGTCCAAGGAATGGACCACGGCCGGCTGCCTCGGCCAGATGACTTTCGACAAGGCCCAGGCCGAAACCATCGGCAAGCTCTTCGAGCTGTCCGACGAAGCCATCGCCTGGCTGCAGATCGTGCCCTACAAGGGCTCGCTGCCCACCGCCGTGCCGACCGATCCGCTGATCTACCGCTGGTACGAAGTCGTCAGCGTGTATGGCAGCACCATCAAGGAGCTGATCCACGAGGAATTCGGCGACGGCATCATGAGTGCGATCGACTTCTCGATGGACATCCAGCGCGAATCCGACCCCAAGGGCGACCGCGTGAACGTGGTGCTGTCGGGCAAGTTCCTGCCCTACAAGAGCTACTGA
- a CDS encoding sulfite exporter TauE/SafE family protein — protein sequence MLLGFTLGAAVGAVLGLTGAGGGVLAVPALVLGLGLSLPEAAPIALVAVGGAAAMGCIAGLRRGLVRYRAAALMAAVGALCAPLGMWLAHHLPVRVLIVAFCAVMVVIAVRMLRQAGAAGRAADDAHAEHNCMINRLTGRFRWNLRCSATLAGIGATAGLFTGMLGVGGGFLIVPAFRQFSDLTMQASAATSLAVIALVSSATVAGSLAAGASLAPSAWAFIAGTAGGMFAGRLTAARLPWQWLQRIFAWTVLAVAAALFARHFV from the coding sequence ATGCTGCTTGGTTTCACGCTCGGCGCCGCCGTGGGCGCGGTGCTCGGCCTCACCGGCGCCGGCGGCGGCGTACTGGCCGTCCCGGCGCTGGTGCTCGGCCTCGGCCTCAGCCTGCCCGAGGCCGCGCCGATTGCGCTGGTCGCGGTTGGCGGCGCTGCCGCCATGGGCTGCATTGCCGGACTGCGGCGCGGCCTGGTGCGCTACCGCGCAGCGGCGCTGATGGCCGCGGTCGGCGCCCTGTGTGCGCCACTCGGCATGTGGCTCGCGCACCATCTGCCGGTGCGCGTCCTGATCGTCGCGTTCTGCGCGGTGATGGTGGTGATCGCGGTGCGGATGCTGCGCCAGGCGGGCGCGGCCGGCCGCGCCGCCGACGACGCCCACGCGGAGCACAACTGCATGATCAACCGGCTGACCGGGCGCTTCCGCTGGAATCTGCGCTGCTCCGCCACGCTCGCCGGCATCGGTGCCACGGCGGGACTCTTCACCGGCATGCTGGGCGTCGGCGGTGGTTTCCTGATCGTGCCCGCGTTCCGCCAGTTCAGCGATCTGACGATGCAGGCAAGCGCAGCAACCTCGCTCGCGGTCATCGCGCTCGTCAGCAGCGCCACCGTTGCGGGTTCGCTCGCCGCCGGAGCGAGCCTCGCGCCCTCCGCCTGGGCCTTCATCGCGGGCACCGCGGGCGGCATGTTTGCCGGGCGGCTGACCGCGGCCAGGCTGCCGTGGCAGTGGCTGCAGCGCATCTTCGCCTGGACCGTGCTGGCGGTTGCCGCCGCACTGTTCGCCCGCCACTTCGTCTGA
- a CDS encoding MBL fold metallo-hydrolase: MLRTEAFFDPASATFSYVVFETDGADCAIIDSVLGYDAASGRTSTTAADRILAFVEAHRLRVQWLLETHAHADHLSAAAYLRRRSGGRIGISARIGEVQSTFREAFSLEPEFRIDGSQFDHLFEDGERFFIGSLPAVAMQVPGHTPADLAYRIGDDAVFVGDTLFMPDVGTARCDFPGGDPALLYRSIRRLLSLPPATRLFLCHDYPPPGRAAACETTVGAQRAANIHVRDGIGEAEFAARRRARDATLGLPALIAPAIQVNIRAGELPPPDASGKRFLKIPLDVL, encoded by the coding sequence ATGCTCCGCACCGAAGCCTTCTTCGATCCCGCCTCGGCCACCTTCAGCTACGTGGTGTTCGAGACCGACGGCGCCGACTGCGCCATCATCGACTCGGTGCTCGGCTACGACGCTGCCTCCGGCCGCACCTCCACCACCGCCGCCGACCGCATCCTGGCCTTCGTCGAAGCGCACCGGCTGCGCGTGCAGTGGCTGCTCGAAACCCACGCCCATGCCGACCATCTGTCCGCGGCGGCCTACCTGCGGCGCCGCAGCGGCGGGCGCATCGGCATCAGCGCGCGGATCGGCGAGGTGCAGTCCACCTTCCGCGAGGCCTTCAGCCTGGAACCGGAATTCCGCATCGACGGCAGCCAGTTCGACCACCTGTTCGAAGACGGCGAGCGCTTTTTCATCGGCAGCCTGCCCGCGGTGGCGATGCAGGTGCCCGGCCACACACCGGCCGACCTCGCCTACCGCATCGGCGACGATGCGGTGTTCGTCGGCGACACCCTGTTCATGCCCGACGTCGGCACCGCGCGCTGCGACTTCCCGGGCGGCGATCCGGCGCTGTTGTACCGCTCGATCCGGCGCCTGCTGTCGCTGCCGCCCGCAACCCGGCTGTTCCTGTGCCACGACTACCCGCCGCCCGGTCGGGCCGCCGCGTGCGAAACCACGGTGGGCGCGCAGCGCGCTGCCAACATCCATGTGCGCGACGGCATCGGCGAGGCGGAATTCGCCGCCAGGCGGCGCGCGCGCGATGCCACGCTGGGACTGCCCGCGCTGATCGCGCCCGCCATCCAGGTGAACATCCGCGCCGGCGAATTGCCGCCGCCGGACGCCAGCGGCAAGCGCTTCCTGAAAATTCCGCTCGACGTGCTGTGA